The Hallerella porci genome has a window encoding:
- a CDS encoding OmpH family outer membrane protein yields the protein MRKKSFVFVLFFLGLLSIAFAEDGLRVAHVDSKLIFEGYKGTKKAQEEYDRQVAKWEQQANLLQKELAAIKEKLDKQALMLSDEKRKELEADYAKKNTELKEFIDRVYGRTGELITENEKVSAPIISLIKKAVTEIALQEGYDMVIDRATGAVLFWKDENDLTKKVLDYLNGR from the coding sequence ATGCGTAAAAAATCTTTTGTCTTCGTTCTGTTTTTCCTTGGACTTTTAAGCATCGCCTTTGCCGAAGATGGTTTGCGCGTCGCCCATGTCGATTCGAAGCTTATCTTCGAAGGCTATAAAGGCACGAAAAAAGCCCAAGAAGAATATGACCGTCAAGTGGCAAAGTGGGAACAGCAAGCGAACTTGCTCCAAAAGGAACTCGCTGCGATAAAAGAAAAATTGGACAAGCAAGCGTTAATGCTTTCGGATGAAAAACGCAAAGAACTCGAAGCGGATTACGCGAAGAAAAATACCGAATTAAAAGAATTCATCGACCGCGTTTACGGGAGAACTGGCGAACTCATTACCGAAAATGAAAAAGTCAGCGCGCCGATTATTTCGCTTATCAAGAAAGCGGTGACCGAAATCGCTTTGCAAGAAGGCTATGACATGGTCATCGACCGCGCAACGGGAGCCGTTCTCTTCTGGAAAGACGAAAACGACCTCACCAAAAAAGTGCTCGATTATTTAAACGGAAGATAA